AGAAAATAACTGTCTCCTAGCTTTCTTATCTCAAGTACACTATGCTTAAAATTTCTTGTCATGTCACTTATCTGAATTGGTGTGAGCTGAACAACTTCACATAAAGTTGATTCATCAACACCTTCATCTCCAGCTGCATATAATAATCCCGTTATTATTTCCAGTTTATCAACCATTAAAAAGTCTGCCCCTTTCTATTAAGATTTCGCCAAATGTATGTTCCTGATGTATTTTAATCGTCTCCATCTTCATTAATTCTAATAATGCCATAAAAAGGGTGACAATCTGCGTCTTAGTTTCCGAAAAAGTTACAAAATCAGCAAATGTGATATTTTGTTTATGCTGTAACTGTTCAACGATATTTGTAGTGGCATCTTCAATTGAATAGGTGTCCCTTACCATCGATATGACAGGCTTTATTACATGCTGTCTTTGTTTTGCCTTATGATAGGCAGTTATCAGATCCAGTAAATCAAGTTCTAACGCCGTATCAGTCTCTTCAAATCGAGAAAGATCATTCGCACGTTTAACGAAGTATTGATCTTCTTCCTTCTTTCGTTCATTAAGGATATCTGCTAATATTCTATAGTTCTGATATTCAATAAGCTGATTCATCAAATCTTCTCTAGGATCCTCTATTTCTTCTACTGTCTCTGGACTTTCTGGTAGCAGCATTCTGCTTTTGATGCGTAATAGTTCACTGGCCATTACGAGATAATCGCCATGCACATTGATATCTAGATCAGTAACATCTTTGATATAATTTATATATTGTTCAGTCAGAATTTTCATCGATATATCATAAATATCGATTTCATACTGTTTTATTAGATGGAGCAATAGATCGAGTGGCCCCTGGAAGGACGCCAGTTTTACTTCATACATTATTTCACCTATATTCTGGAGTGGTTAAATTGAAAACTATTATTGCTGAGTATGTCTATTATTTTGAATATTTAAGAGATTATTTCGAGTGTCATGAACTGCTTGAGGAATCCTGGAAAAATAAAGCTGAATTCACAAAGCAGGACTTTGAAGTCGGATTGATCCTGCTTGCAACTGGTCAATATCATATGCGCCGCGGCAATGTTGCGGGCGGACAACGATCCTTATTGAAAGCAGAGCGAATTCTCAAACATTATATAGATTCACATTATGAACACCTTATAGATATCAGGCGATTGATCTCAGATATTGACATGCTCATAAATTCATCCGTATATTTCCCGATCACGCTGCCAGTGAGTTCTGAAATTCGTACTTTATTAAGTGATAAAGACCCTAAAAATTCCGCGGATGTCGACGAAAATATTATTCATAAACATTTGAAACGTGATAGATCCGAAGTCCTGCTGGCCAGACACAATGCATTATACAATAAAAAGCCAGTAAACGAGTCCCCATACGACAGCCATCATCGTAATAAAGATTAGCAGCATCATATTATTTCGGGGACTTTCTTCTCTTTGCTGAGAAATATTATTTATCTTTTGTTGTTCAGAAGGCTTGACAGCTGTTTCTTTATTGATTCTTTTTTTATTCATACATTTCTCCTATGCTCGCGGATGCGTATTTTTATAGACTTCGCGAATTTGTTTCGTATCGATATGAGTATATAACTGTGTTGATGAAATGTCGGCATGTCCAAGCATTTCTTGAACAGCACGTAAATCTGCACCATTTTCAAGCAGATGTGTCGCAAATGAATGTCTTAACGTATGCGGTGTAAGCTTCTTCTTTATTCCTGAATCTGCCTGAACCTGTTTCATAATCTTCCAGAATCCTTGCCTAGTCATACGCTTCCCATGAAAGTTCAGAAACAGACTATCTGTCATCTCTTTTTTGAGCATCTTATGTCGTGTGTTCGCTATATATGCATCCATCAGTTTAATCATATGTGCACCGATGGGTACAATGCGCTCCTTATTTCCTTTACCAGTGACTTTAACAAAGCCCATAACTGTATTTACATCTGCAACATCCAGATTGATCAGTTCTGACACGCGCATACCAGTCGCGTATAACAGTTCAAGCATTGCCTGATCCCTTCTCCCAGTTACTTTAGAGGTATCAGGTGTCGATAAGAAACTGTCCACTTCATCAACCGAAAGAATATCTGGAAGTTTTCGTTCGAATTTTGGAGGTTCAAGAATAATTGTAGGATCTTTCACTGCATATTTCTCTCTAAGTGCAAACTGATGAAATCCTCGAACAGATGCAGTGATTCTCGCAAGTGTCTTTGATGATTTACCATCATCCTTCAACTTGCCTAGAAATAATGAAATTGTAAATTTATCTATATTATCTATAGAACCAATATGTGATTCTTCTAGAAATTTCTTATAGTGATTTAAATCTCTTCTGTATGCCGCAATCGTATTTTCACTCAGACCTTTTTCAATCATAATAAAATGTAAAAATTCATCAATGATTTCCTGCATATCTTCACCTCTTTGTAGATTAAGTTTACCATAATATTTTATATGAATATATAAAAAAAGAGACTGCCGTCTCTTTATTCATTGATACGTTTATTAAGTTGATCTGCACTGAAACCTTTTTCAGTACATACTTTGCATATTCCATGAAAAGTCAGACGATGATCCATAATCTGAAAGTGATAATCACGTTCGACCTTCTTCTCAACATCCTCAAGTAAATCTTCTTCAATCTCTTCGACCGCTCCGCAATTCATACATACAAGATGATGATGAAAATGTTTTGCACCTTCTTTTCTCAAGTCGAAACGTGCGACACCATCACCAAAATTTATTTTATCTACAACTTTAAGTTCAGCTAAAAGTTCAAGTGTTCGATAAACAGTAGCTAGACCAATTTCAGGAGATTTTTCCTTTACCTTCAGAAATACATCTTCCGCACTTAGATGATCCGCTTCATTTTCCAATAATACAGTAACTGTCGCTTCCCTTTGAGGGGTTAGTTTATAAGAAGCTTCATGTAGCTGCTCCTTTATTCTATTAATTCTTTCCTGCATATCTTCACTCCTAAAGGTAACGATTAATATATATAAAATATCAGTAATTGAGAATTAATGCAACTAAATATATATTCAGATTAGAATAATTATTAAATAATAATATATTATTTTCTTACTTTCTCATTTTGAGCTGATAATTTAATATTGCGATAATCGTCTTTGCATCTTCTATTCTTCCTTCGTCAATCCATTGCAACGCTTCATCTAATGTGAGCCAGTGATGATTGACAAACTCATCTTCGTCAGGAGAAAGCATGCTGGAAGCGATTAATGTATCTGTATAATATAATGAAATGTATTCATCACAAAAACCAGGGGATACATAAAATTCATTTAATAATGACAGCTGCTGAGTCGTATACCCTGTTTCCTCTTCAAGCTCACGCTTAGCCGTATTAATCCTTTCCTCCCCTGATTCAACCTTACCTGCCGGAATTTCAATCAGACACTTCTCCATGGCCTTACGAAACTGTTCCACAAATAGAATCTTTTTATCTTTAACTGCAAGAATGGCAACAGCACCTGGATGCTTTACCACTTCCCTCACTGTTTCTCTGCCATTCGGTAGCGTAACAATATGCTTTTCTACTTTGATTACCTTGCCGTCCATTATCTGTTTCTTTTCAATCGTACGTTCAGTCAGATCCATATCAATTCACTCTCTTTCATTAGTCATGTTAAACTATATCTATTATAACGAATGGAGGAATAATCTTGAAGACAAATCACACGAAAAGCGGACTTGCATTTTCACAGCTAGGTTTAGGCGCAATGAATCTTCCGCAAATACAAGCTGATGCCGATAAAATATTACAGACCGCTATAGAGAACAATATCACTTACATAGACACTGCCGACTTGTACCAAAAAGGACAAAACGAGAAACTTATTGGTGAATTTCTGAGTTCAAACAAGCTCAGACATGAAGTCACACTTGCTTCTAAAGTCGGAAATGAATTCAATATGGCTAACGATGAAGTCAAATGGAATCCTTCTAGATCACATATACAACGTAGTATTACCGACACCTTAGCACGTTTGAAGACGGATTATCTGGATCTGTATATGCTGCACGGCGGTACAATTGAAGATGATAAGGAAGAAGTCATCGATACGTTCGAAAGCTTAAAGAAGGACGGATTGATTCGGGCATATGGAATAAGCTCTATCAGACCTAACGTTATCGATTATTACCTCGAACACAGCAATATCGACACAATAATGATGCAGTTCAGCTTAATCGATAATCGACCTGAACAGTTAATCGAAAGTATTGATGATAAAGATGTTCAAATATTAGCAAGGGGTCCTCTGATGAAAGGGCTACTGACAGACGATGCATCTCGCATACTAGATGCAAAGTTTAAGGAAGGCACATTAGATTCGAATTATGAAGAGTTGAAAAGTAGTCTTGAAGCGGCGCAAAGTACTGGTAATCTAACTGAACTTGCATATCAATATTTACTGCAGTATCCAGTAGCATCCATTGTAAATGGCGCTTCAAGCAAGGAACAGTTACTGGAAAACATCAAACATTTCGACAATGCGATTAAACAACAAGCAAGTAACATCGAACAAGTAAGAAGCTTCTTTAAAAATATTGATTATAAGGAACATATCAAATGAAATCAAGAACGCTGATAAATACACTATTAGGTCTTTCTGTTGCAAGTGGTATTACATCCAGCATCACAGGAATTATCGCTTCAAATTATCTGCTGAACTTTAAACTTAGGGACGTTGAAGTCATCAGGAGAAGAGAAATCAAAGCAAAACGGCTGGATGAACAAGCCTTTAAAGCACTGAATCCAGTCGATGTCACAATCCACTCACGCAACGGCTACAATCTTAGTGGAACAGTGGTAAAACCTTATCAACATAATTACTGGATGATTTTTTGTCATGGTGTCACTGAAAACAAGATTACAAGCATAAAATATTTAAATCTATTCATTTCACTGGGCTTTAACGGTATTATCTTTGATCATAGACGTCATGGTGAAAGTGAAGGTAGTCATTCAACATATGGATACTACGAAAAAATAGATCTGGAAAGTGTCATCACCTTCTTGAAGGAACAACATGGCTACGATATAAAGTTTGGTATTCACGGTGAGTCTATGGGTGCAGCAACTACATTGCTCTATGCAGGCGAACTCGCAAATGAAGCTGAGTTCTATATTGCGGATTGTGCTTTTAGTAACTTTAGTCAGCTGCTGACACAGATCATCGAACAAAAGTCGAGATTAGGAAGTGGATTTCTGCTTTATTCGATGAATCAAATATTAAGACTGAGAACCCATTTTACTTTAAATCAAGTTTCACCGATCAATGTCATACACAATGTTGAACAGCCGATACTGTTCATCCATTCAAAGCCAGATACATTTATTCCTTATACACATTCTGTTGACCTTTATAATAAGAAGACTGGACCTAAGATGCGCTGGTACCCGGAGCATGGCGGTCACGCTGCAAGCTATAATGTCAATCCATTAACATATAAGAAAGTTGTACAAAACTTTCTTGAAACTTATGACCTTTTCCCTCCGGTTCAGCAATAATCATTTAACCTTTGTCATAAAAAATGGTTTGAACACCCTTTCAATAGAACGTGGAGCCAGGTTATAGATCTTTAAAGCAATATACATCCATTTCGGAAGATTAATTTCTGTTCTTGGATGGTGTATTGCTTTTATTATTTCCTGTGCCAGCATATCGCTGCGTATCATAATCAGACGATTTAAACGGGATACATTGCCACTCGCTTTAAAGATAAATTCTGTATCAACTGGTCCTGTGTTGACTACAGTAAAGGTAGCTTCAGGCATTTCCAGTCGCAATGCATTTATCGTCTGATTAAGTGCAGCTTTAGAAGCAGAATAGATTGCCCCACCTGGAGTTGATGCATTAGCCGCTAATGAACCAAGGATAATGTAATGCGGATTGAGCTGTTTATCTACCATCGACTTGATAATATAGACCACACTCTGATAGTTGACGAACATCATCTCATTCATTGTTTGTGGCGTCATCGACACAAGTGATTGATAATATGCAAATCCCGCACAAAATATTACAACATCAAAGTTAATATCATCTATCTCCTCGATAAACGCCAAAGTTGACTGCTCAGATTTAAAGTCACTATATAGCAATACACATCGATCACCGAAAGATTCCTTTAAATAAGACAGTTTACTTAATGTTCTCGCACATGCATAGACAATGTCCCCATCTTTAAGCAGCTGTTCAGCAAGTTTAATTCCAATGCCCCCTGAGGCACCTGTAATCAATATTCTTCTATTCATATTTCTCACCATCGCAATTGTAATTTATATATAGTTTACACTATAATAAATGCTATAAACAGTTTTGGGGGGATAACATGAAAATCGTGTTCTTTGGTTCAGGTAATATGGCAAGCGCCGTTTTTATCGGACTTGTCGAAAGCAAAACGATTCAAGGTAAAGATATTTTTATTACGAACCGTTCTAATGAAGAAGAATTAAAGCGTTTTAATCAACTTTATCAAATAAATTACAGCTATGATGACGAAGCTTTACTTAAAGATGCTGATTTTGTCTTTCTTGCGGTTAAACCGTATGACTTTGATTCAGTTGCTGAGAGAATTAAACCATATCAATTTAAAGAAAACCATTTCGTGTCGATGATGGCAGGTATACCTATTGATCAAATCAAGAATAAATTAAATACGCAGAACCCAGTTGCACGTATAATGCCGAATACGAATGCACACGTTCAGCAATCTGTGACTGGAATATCATATTCTGATAATTTTGAAGCAGAAGCTAAATCAAATCTTAACGCATTACTAGAGGCATTCGGTACGTCTATTGAAGTTAAAGAAGAATCTCTACATGATGTGACTGCGATAACAGGAAGCGGACCTGCATTTCTTTACTATGTATATGAAGAATATATTAAAGCAGCAAAGCACCTTGGACTATCTCCAGACGATACAGATATCGCCGTAAGAAACTTAATCATAGGTACTGGAAGAATGCTGGAGAACTCAGAACTATCGATCGATCAGCTACGTGAAAATATTACTTCAAAAGGTGGTACGACTAAAGCTGGCTTAGATGCTCTGCGCAAACATCCGATAGAAGAAATGTTTATCGATTGTCTAGAACACGCCTTGAACAGAAGCAAAGAACTAAGTGAATAAAAGGACGTGACACGAGCGTTCAGACACGAATAAAATCAAAAAGACGACAAAAAAACGGTTTTTGTTTTGAGTCGTCTTTTTGATTTTATGGAAGTGTCTGCTCGTGGAACGCCGTAAATGAAGGACGGGACACGAGCGTTCAGACACGAATAAAATCACGAAAAGACGAAACGAAATGGTCTTTTCGTGATTTATATTTATTCCAAGCTATACTCAGAAAAATCATCCGCAATAGAGACTTCACAATCTGTTCTAGCCTTAATATCGACAAGCAATCGACTGATATCATCACTAGTGTAGCGGTTGCTGACATGATTGATAATGAGTTTTTTTACATTACTTTCACTAACGAAAGATAAGACATCATCAATATGGCTGTGATAGTATTTATGACTCAATTCAACATCCCCATCCAGATATGTACATTCATGTACAACAACATCCGCATTTTCTGCTAAGGAAATTTCGTTGTCACAAGGCATCGTATCTCCGAAAAATACGAGCGTCTTCCCTTTTTTTCCGGGCGTCTTATAATCCGCAGTGTTATATATTTTACCATTTATTGTCACTTGTTCATGCAACTTGAACGCTTTATAGACAGGTCCTGGCTCGATACCTTCAGCCATCAGTTTTTCTTTAATCAAGTTACCAGCAGCATCGGGCATCACTATTCTGTATCCGAATGAAGGTATTCCATGCTTTAGTTCTCCTACTGTTATTCCTATATCATAGATTAAAAATTTATCACCATGATTAATTTCGATAATTTCAAGAGGATAGTTAAGATGTGAACCGGATACTTCAAGTACGGTGTCAACAAACTTTCTTAACCCTGATGGACCATATAACGTCAGCTTTCTGTCCTGACCTCCTTGAAAACTTCTTGAAGTTAATAGACCTGGCAGTCCAAAGATATGGTCTCCATGCAGATGAGAGATAAATATATGTGTGAGCTTTCCAAGTTTAATATTCGTATGTAATATTTGATGTTGTGCTGCCTCTCCGCAATCAAACATCCAGTATTCATTATAGAGTGGATTTAAAGAAAGGATTGTCGTCTGTGTATTTCTTTCTTTTGTAGGTAATCCGGCGCTCGTTCCTAAACAAATAATCTTCAAATTAAAAACCACCTTTTCATCACGTAATTATAGCATGTTTTAATTGTATTTTTATGTGTTCTATGAAAAAATATAAAAGAATAATAATAGAATCGAGGTTAGTTATCTTGGATATAGAAAAGCAAAATATTCCCTGCTTAATTACCATTTTTGGTGCAACAGGCGACTTAAGTCATCGTAAATTATTTCCATCCCTGTTCCATCTTTTTCAACAGGGAAATCTCAATGACCAAATTGCAATCATCGGAATTGGCCGACGTGCATGGTCAAATGATAAATTCAGAGCTGAAATCAGAGCTTCTATCGAGAAGTTTGTAGCTGATACGCATAAAATCGACGCCTTTATGGAACACGTATTTTATCAGCCGCATGATGTAAATGATGCTGCAAGCTATGCATCGCTTAAATCACTTTCAGAAACTTTAGATGCTGAATTTAACCTGCAAGGTAACCGCCTATTTTATTTAGCAATGGCTCCAGAATTCTTTGGTACTGTTACCGATCATTTGAAATTAAGTGGTCTTACTAAGACAGATGGTTTCAAACGTCTAATAATCGAAAAACCATTTGGTAAGGATTTAAAATCTGCAGAGCAGTTAAATCAGCAGATTCGAAAATCATTCAAAGAAGAAGAAATATATCGTATCGATCATTATCTTGGAAAAGATATGGTACAAAATATTGAGGTCATTCGTTTTAGCAATGCCATGTTTGAACCTTTATGGAATAATAAATATATCTCAAATATTCAGGTCACGTCATCTGAAATTCTTGGTGTTGAAGATCGAGGTGGCTATTATGATAAGAGCGGCGCTTTAAAAGATATGGTACAGAATCATATGCTACAAATCGTTTCTCTACTGGCAATGGAGCCTCCAATCTCCCTGTCATCAGAAGATATTAGAAACGAAAAGGTTAAAGCTTTACGTTCTATTCGCAAGATTAAACCCGAACATGTCAGAAGCTATTTTGTTCGCGGACAGTATGATGCTGGTGAAATTAATGGTGAGAAGGTACAAAAATATCGTGACGAAGATAATGTCGCACCAGATAGTAACACTCCCACTTTCGTTGCAGCAAAAGTTATGCTTGATAACTTCAGATGGGCTGGCGTTCCATTCTATATCAGAACCGGTAAACGTATGAAAGAAAAAGAAATCAGAGTAGTTGTAGAATTCAAAGAAATGCCGATGAACCTATACTATCAGAAAGATAAAGAACTCGATTCAAATCTGCTGATCATCAATATTCAGCCAAATGAAGGAATTGAACTACATTTAAATGCACGTAAATATATAGAAGGAATCGATACAGAGCCTGTAAAGCTTTCTTATGCGATGACTGCACAAGATAAGATGAACACCGTTGATGCATATGAAGGATTAATCTATGACTGTTTACGTGGTGATGCAACAAACTTCACCCATTGGGAAGAACTGAAAGCGACCTGGTCATATGTTGATACTGTTGCGGAATACTGGGATAATAATCCAGCACCATTCCCTAACTATCCGGCAGGCAGCAATGGACCGATTAAGAGCGAATTACTGCTTAGTCGTGATAATTTCCATTGGTGGGATTTCTAAACATAAATAACTTTATCATTAGATATCACCTGAACAAATGGCTGTTCAGGTGTTATTTAATAGGATTTAATCTAATATTCGAAGTAATAATTTTATTTTCTATTTATTTGTGTTATCTTAATCATAAAAAAGGAAATAACTTTATGAACGATGCATACTATGATCACCAGCTCAATATTCAGACAGAAATTTATTATGAGTCATATTCTCGTGGCGCAATTCATCGCTATGAACCGACAGAATATATGCATCTCGAAAAACTATTTCTTAAGATTAAACCTTATATATGTGATGATGATGTTCTTGTCGATATCGGCTCAGGGATGCATCGCGTTCCTATTTTTGCTGCCAATCAGCTACGAATACAGACGAAAGGCATAGAAATCAACAAGCAGCTTTATTTGCATGCATTAAAGAATATTAAAGCTTATTCACATATTAATGAAGGCCATATCGAAGCAATCAACTGTGATATATTGAATTATGAAATCAAAGCGCAGGATAGCATTTTCTTCCTATTCAATCCTTTTTCGGTTCATATCTTCACAAAGTTTATCGATTCGCTACTTTCCAGTATAGAATCGCAAAGAAAACTACTCATCTTGTATTATCCTGATGCTAGTTATATCAATTATTTGCAATATATAGATGAAATCTCACTGCTTCATACTATCAAGCTGGAAGACTATGATAACGACAAGCAGGAGATGATACATATATATACTATTAACTACGAGAATAAGAAAGTGTGAAATGATGAAATCAATTGAAACCGTCCAAAAAACAATCGTATATCTTGAAGATCATCTATTACAGCCCTTTACACTTGATGAGCTTAGTAATTATCTTGAAGAGAGTGCATTCCATATTACACAGTCCTTTACTATGATCACAGGAATGTCTGTAGAAGAATATGTTCATAGCAGGAAGATGACAGAAGCTGCGAATTATTTATTGAACGGAAACTATAGACTTGTCGATGTTGCAGAAAAATATGGCTATTCAAGTGCACATGAATTTAGTACAGCATTTAGTGAATTTCACGGGATTTCACCAATACAAGCACGTGCTAATCCAGAGAAGCTTCATATGGTTCATCGACTTTATCTGCAGCTCTCAGTAACTACGAAGGCGCCTGCACATTATAGTATAAGACGTACTGATTATACAGAATTGATCGGAAAGTCCGTTAGAATCGATAATCAGCAGCTGTCCAATCAATTTTTAATTCCTGATCTTATCTATGATGAAAATAAAGATGGATTTATCGATGAGCTATTGCACTTGAGTCATGATGGAAAATTATATGTAACACTTCATCCAGATATAACAGGTGTTCATATATTTATCGGTGTACAGTCAGAGCGATCTTACCAATATGAAACAGCTAGTATAGCTCGTGCTCAATATGCTGTATTTCATGCTAGAGGACATCTGGATTATATATTCAGCGAAATTTGGCATTCTATAGAAAAACAGGTCGATCTGCAGCTGCACTATTTAAGAAATGAGCAGTTTGTCTATGTTCTTCCTTCTGATTATGCTTTTGATAACGACTTCAATAAAGTTGAGCTTTGGATTCCTGTAGAGAAATAATTCTATCGATAATATGTTTCAAACTATCATTTAGAGTAAATAAACCCGCACACTACTGTCAATATGCAGTAGTGTGCGGGTTTTTTATTAGTTACTGATTATGTCTTCTAATAAAGATGTGTTATTTCCAATCTGTATGGAATGTACCTGCTCTATCTTTTCTTTCATATGTGTGTGCTCCAAAATAATCACGCTGCGCCTGAATAAGGTTCGCAGGAAGATCTTTCGCAGTGTATGAATCAAAATAGTTGATTGCTGAAGCAAAGGTCGGTACTGGTGTACCTGTCATAATTGCAGTAGATGCTACTTTTCTTAAACTCTGCTGGTATTTTTCAACAATCCCTTTAAAGTATGGATCAAGCAATAAATTCTGAAGATTATTATCGAGATCATACGCATCTTTTATCTTTTGTAAGAACTGCGCACGTATAATACATCCTTCACGCCAGATCATTGCAAGATCACCAAGCTGCAAGTTCCAGTTATAGCTCGTAGAAGCTTCTTTCATCTGAGCAAATCCTTGTGCATAACAGCAGATTTTACTCATATATAATGCTTCACGAATAGCCTCAAGGAATTCTTCCTTATTTCCTTCAAAGTTATTTTTTTCATTTCGAATCGCTTCATGTGCTATTACGCGTTCATCTTTTTGGCTTGATATCGTTCTGGCAAATACAGATTCCGTAATAATCGTCAACGGAACACCTAAGTCAAGCGCATTGATCGAAGTCCATTTGCCTGTGCCTTTTTGTCCTGCTTTGTCTAGTACTTTCTCTACAAGCGGAGTACCATCTTCGTCAAGCTTATTAAAGATATCGGCTGTAATTTCGATAAGGTAGCTATCCAGCTCCCCTTCATTCCATGTTTTAAAAGTGTCTGCAATTTCTTGATGTGACATGTGCAGTACGTTCTTCATCAGATCATAGCTTTCTGCAATAAGCTGCATATCCGCATATTCAATACCGTTATGCACCATTTTCACGTAATGTCCTGCGCCATCTGGACCGATATAAGCGACACATGGCTTACCGTCCTTTGCTTTTGCTGCGATAGATTCTAGAATTGGTCTAACGAGTTCATAAGCTTCCTTCTGACCACCAGGCATGATAGAAGGGCCATGTAACGCACCTTCTTCACCACCAGACACACCCGTTCCGATAAAGTTGATGCCTTTTTCTGAAAGATAGACATTACGACGAATCGTATCGTTATAATTCGTATTTCCACCATCAATCAAGATGTCACCTTCATCTAATAATGGCAATAGACTTTCAATTGTTGCGTCTGTTGCTTCACCTGCTTTAACCATCATCATGATCTTACGTGGACTTTCAAGACTATTCACGAATTCTTCTAAAGTATATGTCGGATGAATATTCTTACCATCTGATTCCTTCATCATCAAGTCTGTTTTATCACTTGAACGATTATAGACAGAAACAGAATTACCTCTTGATTCAATGTTCCATGCAAGATTCTTACCCATTACTGCAAGACCAATAACACCTATTTGTTGTTTATTCATACTCTACCTCTTTCAATAATTATTCCATCTTATTATAACATATCGCAATGTTCGTTTGATTAAACAAGCTTAATGATTTCAAGGACTTGTTCTGTCAATTTCTCCATTTCTGTTATTGCAATTCTTTCATTCACTGTATGGATCTTCTCATAACCCACTGCAAGAACTACTGTAGGCACACCGTAGCTATTGATAAAGTTAGCGTCACTACCTCCACCATTGGATACAATTTCAGGCGTTCTGCCAATATTAAGTGCTGCCTGCTGGGCTATCTTTATGACTTCACTTTCTTCAGATACATAAAATGATGGATATTTCACAGTAACTTCTACATCTGCTGAACCTCCAAGTTCAGCAGCAGCTGTTAAAAATGCTTCTTTCATGTGCTGTACTTGTTGATGCATCTTTTCTTCATCCAGACTTCTTGCTTCAGCAAGTACATAGCAGCTATCAGCTACAATATTTGTCTTTTCTCCACCTTCAATACGTCCGATATTTGCAGTCGTTTCACTATCTATTCTTCCGAGCTTCATGTTACTGATTGCACGAGCAGCAATATTAATTGCACTTACGCCTTTTTCAGGTTCAACACCGGCATGGGCAGTCACACCCTTAATATTGACGCTAATGGATGCATTATTAGGCGCCCTATGGACGATTGTACCGACTTTATTACCTGCATCCGGTGCAAATCCATAACCCTCAACTAATTTGCTGCCATCTAAAGCTCCAGCTCCA
Above is a window of Macrococcoides canis DNA encoding:
- the rnz gene encoding ribonuclease Z, yielding MKIICLGTSAGLPTKERNTQTTILSLNPLYNEYWMFDCGEAAQHQILHTNIKLGKLTHIFISHLHGDHIFGLPGLLTSRSFQGGQDRKLTLYGPSGLRKFVDTVLEVSGSHLNYPLEIIEINHGDKFLIYDIGITVGELKHGIPSFGYRIVMPDAAGNLIKEKLMAEGIEPGPVYKAFKLHEQVTINGKIYNTADYKTPGKKGKTLVFFGDTMPCDNEISLAENADVVVHECTYLDGDVELSHKYYHSHIDDVLSFVSESNVKKLIINHVSNRYTSDDISRLLVDIKARTDCEVSIADDFSEYSLE
- the zwf gene encoding glucose-6-phosphate dehydrogenase, with amino-acid sequence MLDIEKQNIPCLITIFGATGDLSHRKLFPSLFHLFQQGNLNDQIAIIGIGRRAWSNDKFRAEIRASIEKFVADTHKIDAFMEHVFYQPHDVNDAASYASLKSLSETLDAEFNLQGNRLFYLAMAPEFFGTVTDHLKLSGLTKTDGFKRLIIEKPFGKDLKSAEQLNQQIRKSFKEEEIYRIDHYLGKDMVQNIEVIRFSNAMFEPLWNNKYISNIQVTSSEILGVEDRGGYYDKSGALKDMVQNHMLQIVSLLAMEPPISLSSEDIRNEKVKALRSIRKIKPEHVRSYFVRGQYDAGEINGEKVQKYRDEDNVAPDSNTPTFVAAKVMLDNFRWAGVPFYIRTGKRMKEKEIRVVVEFKEMPMNLYYQKDKELDSNLLIINIQPNEGIELHLNARKYIEGIDTEPVKLSYAMTAQDKMNTVDAYEGLIYDCLRGDATNFTHWEELKATWSYVDTVAEYWDNNPAPFPNYPAGSNGPIKSELLLSRDNFHWWDF
- the gndA gene encoding NADP-dependent phosphogluconate dehydrogenase; the encoded protein is MNKQQIGVIGLAVMGKNLAWNIESRGNSVSVYNRSSDKTDLMMKESDGKNIHPTYTLEEFVNSLESPRKIMMMVKAGEATDATIESLLPLLDEGDILIDGGNTNYNDTIRRNVYLSEKGINFIGTGVSGGEEGALHGPSIMPGGQKEAYELVRPILESIAAKAKDGKPCVAYIGPDGAGHYVKMVHNGIEYADMQLIAESYDLMKNVLHMSHQEIADTFKTWNEGELDSYLIEITADIFNKLDEDGTPLVEKVLDKAGQKGTGKWTSINALDLGVPLTIITESVFARTISSQKDERVIAHEAIRNEKNNFEGNKEEFLEAIREALYMSKICCYAQGFAQMKEASTSYNWNLQLGDLAMIWREGCIIRAQFLQKIKDAYDLDNNLQNLLLDPYFKGIVEKYQQSLRKVASTAIMTGTPVPTFASAINYFDSYTAKDLPANLIQAQRDYFGAHTYERKDRAGTFHTDWK
- a CDS encoding AraC family transcriptional regulator, whose product is MKSIETVQKTIVYLEDHLLQPFTLDELSNYLEESAFHITQSFTMITGMSVEEYVHSRKMTEAANYLLNGNYRLVDVAEKYGYSSAHEFSTAFSEFHGISPIQARANPEKLHMVHRLYLQLSVTTKAPAHYSIRRTDYTELIGKSVRIDNQQLSNQFLIPDLIYDENKDGFIDELLHLSHDGKLYVTLHPDITGVHIFIGVQSERSYQYETASIARAQYAVFHARGHLDYIFSEIWHSIEKQVDLQLHYLRNEQFVYVLPSDYAFDNDFNKVELWIPVEK
- the proC gene encoding pyrroline-5-carboxylate reductase — encoded protein: MKIVFFGSGNMASAVFIGLVESKTIQGKDIFITNRSNEEELKRFNQLYQINYSYDDEALLKDADFVFLAVKPYDFDSVAERIKPYQFKENHFVSMMAGIPIDQIKNKLNTQNPVARIMPNTNAHVQQSVTGISYSDNFEAEAKSNLNALLEAFGTSIEVKEESLHDVTAITGSGPAFLYYVYEEYIKAAKHLGLSPDDTDIAVRNLIIGTGRMLENSELSIDQLRENITSKGGTTKAGLDALRKHPIEEMFIDCLEHALNRSKELSE